A stretch of DNA from Arachis hypogaea cultivar Tifrunner chromosome 19, arahy.Tifrunner.gnm2.J5K5, whole genome shotgun sequence:
gccaatttgggcgtttaactccagttttggtgccagttctggcgttttactccagaaaagggtctctgtcTGACGTTTAACGcgagtttgggccatcaaatctcgaaaaatgtatgaactattatatattgctagaaagcccaagatgtctaatttccaacgcaattgagcgcgccccaattgggcttttgtagctctagaaaatccactttgagtgcaggagggtcagaatccaacagcatctgcagtcctttctcagcctctaaatcagatttttgctcaagtccctcaatttcagccagaaaatacctgaaattacagaaaaatacacaaactcatagtattatccagaaatgttatttttgcataaaaactaataaaaatataataaaaagtaactaaaacatagtaaaaactacctaaaaacaatgccaaaaagggtataattatccgctcatcattcccCCTGACATCATGCCTTTCACCTTCATCATAATCAATGATTCGAGCAATCCGTTCAACTTGCCTTGTAAGACGTTCGAATTTCGATTCGTGATCAGCCATCATAAGGTTTAGAATTATAGTCATTTGTTGAGTTAATAAGTTGACTAAATCATGATGACTTTCCTCTACATGTTGTTAAAATACCGCCATGGAATTAAAGGCATTCGATGTAGAGCCCATATTATAATCACGAGAAAACTCAGAATACTATTGAGAATTTTGAGAATTATTTACTCTATTTACACATTCTCGAAACGAACAGGATGAACAAAACCACTCACCGGTAGAGTATAACCGGGAGGAAGGCCATATGGAGGCCAACCAGTGGTTACTGGAGGCTGTACTGGTGGTAAGTTACCACGTGAATGAAAATTACGTCCAATATTTTCAGTTTGTACGCTAGTAACCACCGTACTTTCACTCACAACCAAACCTTCCGAATGTGAACTAACGTCCGAAGATTGCACAGTTACTGGTATATTGTCGCTGGTGGACAAACTACCATTCACATTTGACACTTCATCAGCCATGTGAATAATCTTTCCACTTCTCAATTGCATACACCAAATGACACCAAAAAACTTTTGACACACTTCAATTTAAAATTGTTCCaccgggcgtgccaatttgttttgtcgatttttagcaaatcgatggttgTTCGATTCTAATGGTCTAGGAGCGAAACCAACTCCTCtctttgcaggtaccagtttTTGATAAGTCCACCAAAGGTTCTCGAATTAGACAAGTATAAAGATAGGAAAAAAAAGTTCAAAAACTGCAAAAGGGTAAAGAAGTGTAAAATAAAGGATTTGATAGGTAAAATTGACTGAAATCGAAATGGCTTgcattgaattttaaagaaagtaattaaaATGCCTTCGATTGGATCAAAGGACTTTAGGCATAGAAATTAAAGGTACTGAAATGTAAATTGAACATGAAAACTAAACAAtacttgaaagataaattttcttgaaaaatgaaGTTTTGCAAGAATCATAAATGAAAGTAAAGACAGTGGAAGGAACCTTACAGAAATCGAACTCGAACGCAAACTTAGGAATTTGCTGGgatatgagtgtgcttgagtgtattTTTCTGAAAAGAAGTTCCAACCCCTATTTCCTAAAACTTAGTAAAATTTATAACCCACTTTCATAACCGACTATTAATTACACGACGCTGCCTTGTATGCGAATTCTTAGGTAACTGTTCCCGCTCCTTTGCCCATGAGCGTTACTAGTAAATTCCTAACTCAGAGAAAGCCTTCGACTTCCCTACTCGTGTAACTGCTCGATTCTCCTTTCGAAAAACTATTCGATTCTTCATTCGAGTAATTGTTCGATTTGTCAAGATATTGAAATTGAGTCAATGTCCAATAGTTTCCACTTGACGCTTGCACGTGCCTCTTTTCGGCCTCTACTACCTTCCTGACCCTTCACAAGCATTTTGAATCAGTTTAATCCTTCGAAAATAATTATTTCGACTAATAGGTAACAACTTTTATCAATTGAAATTGGACTATAAAAGAAGCAACGAAGAATGGCTAAAAAAGTTTGTGGCGGTTGTGGCAAAACCGTCGCTAAAAACCGCAAAAGTTGCCAGCGGATGATTTTTTGCCGCACTGACCGCTGCAAAATGTCTTTCGTGGCAATTTTGATAGAACCACCACTAAATCTTCACAACATTGCAACTACACCTCATTTCACTGTGTAGCCGCCACTAAATTTCTTTTTAGCAGCGGTTTCGTCGAACCGCCGCAACATCTATCGCTATCTATCGAAATTGTTGTGGTGAGTAGTTTTTTCTACTTGAGTACTTGATACGTTCTTCTTTCCTTTAATCAGAAGTTAACAATTGAATGGTGTTCCGGATTTATTCAATAActaaattaatctttaaatttttaaactaattaagTTGGCCTTTAATTTGAAATTGCGAATTAATTAGCTCATAGTTAGTTATCTAGTTAATAATGTTAacaaaaaattgatgaaaaatatTAACTATGACGTGGCATGTTATTATTAGACAAGTTGGACGAAGCTAATATGCATGGAAAATGTGTTTcattaataaatttgattatatatagtagaataattaaaaaaatagagatcaatttaataattatatttatttagtaactaattttaacaattttttatattattaaattttaatattatgttgaGATaactcataattaaaaaaattgaatattagtttttcttttatgACATAAATGGTTATATATTTAAGTAGAGTCTATAGCGTCTATAATTATATAtggtaattatataaatattgttaaaattaaagttatattttttaatattttgataatattttttcttttatttttcaaattaaaaatattattaaataataaaaatatattattttaattttaacaataccttCGATTTTAAGGCACTATAATCACCATAACATACACCACTTACTCATTGCATATTAACTCATGTAcatttttagttaaatattattttatttaaaatttacaaaattctcataattgcttgtatctctatTTTAGAAACAATTTTTTTCGttaatatttacaaaataaaaaaatttataattatttaattaatctaTAAGTTTAAGTCTCAGATTTTCTGGCTAACACTGTTGAAAACCCTACTTTTTGCATTGGATTTATTTGGATTAATTGAtcagaaaacaaacaaaaacaaaactacAAAAGTACGTAGCCGCGTACACGGCAGGGGAAGAAGCAGACAATTTGAATGGCATGCTTAGTGCTTTGTTGAATGGGTGCACATGCCTATGTGCCCTAAACTATGCACAACGtaacacttattattattattatggacgTCCCTTCTTATTGTTTTGTGTCATTTTAAATTTGAGACCAAGAAATTAATTTGAGCTAgtcaactaattaattaattaatttaaataaatgttagagatttaaattttatcttgtgtgtaataatttattaatcaactaatgataaatttttaaataaaattttaatttataataaattaatcattGATCTATTGAGATATAgagattttagaaaataaaaaaaaaattgaggctGGGATGCAACATTATTTATTGGCTGATTTGTAAAGCATTACATGCatatctagttatccaccaataaTAAACATATAGTACATCAAAGCAATGCAACTCATTTTCTATGATTGACTATACTTTATCCGATCCATCCATGAATAAgtgtcttttaattttataactttCGGCTGAATATGTCATATCAGCTTaggattttaatataatattaattaattttttattttatttattcttagtTTAATAATCTCTTTCAAATTAAACTTATTTCATAAAATTGTATAATTTCAATAATTTGTTAATGTATATGCACAGAGGGAGAGGATTATATTAACCTGCTTTTTTTCGTATTGTCTGAATAAATGAATTTTtggttaatagtcaaatttgtCTCTgaaagattatttattttttaaattagtatttaaaagatttttttagttcTATTAATCTTTGAAAGATAAAATGTAAGTCAAATTGGTCCTTTCGTTAAttagatgatgacgtgtcacaTTAAGTGCTACGTGGCATGATGacgtgtcaggtcagtgacaccTAACACGCCatgtgtcacttgacatgtaaaaagttatttataataaaaatagtccctgaaagtcCAGAGGTAAGTTATttttatccctaaaattttaaaaattaatcaaattagtccttatatatatttattttatttttttcataatattaaatttaaaatattttttggtaatactaattttaatattatcttttaGACCTTAATgaacaaaattctctttacataaaataataaaaataattaaattattataaagttattttgttatttgtattttaaaaatttatagtttCAAATCgtaattttttatagtgaattctttttatttaaacgagtttatcaaattactgttgattatatatttaaaaatttaatattttaaatctcactaaataatatagtaattattttaaaattataatttttatcacTACAAGATTTCTGTTTATTTATGGCATTTTTTTGTGGAGGTTTTAGAAAATCTccacaatatattttatttatggcaAAATATAAAACCTCCATTAATTAATACTAGTTTACATTTTTTAAGCCCAATTACCCAAACAAATAGCCTATCAGACTCTAACCTACTCTAATTAAACTCAACCaccctgtccaaaaaaaaaaactcaaccaAATTTCACTATAAACAAAAATTTGTCCAAAAAAGtacaaagagaaaaaagagagaactgAAACCCTAGATCTACTCGCCGCCGCCACATTCATCTCTTCGCCATTGTCACCGTCAAGTCGACGTAGCGTCTGAGATCAGAGGGAGAGTCAGCTCGCCGCTGCTGCCATTCATGTCCTCGTCGTTGCCGCCATCAAGCTTCTACGTCAATGTCCTCATCTTTGAGGAGCTTTGAGATCTTGTTTTTGTTAACCGGTGCTTTAGATGTGGGAATTCTTTCGATGCCATAGAAAGCGTTGATGGTACACCATGACTGAATCGATCGGCGAAAAGTGTGGTTTGGAGTTAGATCGGAGAAATCAGAAGAAGAGAGTTGTTGCTTCGTTACGGAGCAGCTCTTGTTCTTGCCGAAGAAGAGCCATGTCTCGATGCTCTCTCTGTCGTAGGTGATGCCGGCGGAGACGGTTACAGGATCCTTCATGATTTCAAGCGAGATTGGGCAGAGAAAGAACGGAGGAACATCGATCTCATTATCCATACTCTAATGCTCTATGGTTACAggcttataatattattattattattattttctctctctatttATGCAGTGAGAGAGATCTTGCTGCTAGAAGGTGTTTTATTAAGAAGAGTAGAGATAGAGAACGAAAAACGTTTGCTGAGAAGAGCTTCTCAACAAGCTCAAGttttttagattaatttatttaaaaaaaattgtgcagGAACTAATATTCAAACAAACAAAGAGGTTGTGATTAAGCTTGGTGAGTACTCTGATGTACCTAAGTTAATGTTGAAAAATCTGCCTCTGTAGTTCATTATTATTAGCTATCTATCTAGTTGCATTAATGCTAATTACTAATTAGGTATAGGTATATCATAGTTGCAGGTACTTGTGGTGGAGGTAATTAATTTATATAGTGTTAGGAGGACCTTGACTAGTGAGTTGTCGATTACTACATCGTAATGCATTACATGTTGAGTGAAAACATATATTTGTTCTTTGTGATTCTATCTGTTGATTTAGTACTTTGTGATTGTTCTTAGGCATTCTTGGTGATAGTTCAAAATAAAAAACGAGTTGGTTACACATATGAGTTGACTTTAAAGGTCAAAGGTAAGTCACTATCAATCATTTTTGGTTCAGAACTTCAATCTAACTATTAATTTTTAGTGTGCATTTCAACTACTTGCCTTTTTTAAATCGCACACTGATTTGCGAAATTGAAATAGGGGAATTGAAATTGAGAGGAGAGAAGTTGGTTGGAGGCCATATAAATGTCCCAGAATTCTTGTTTGGTGAGTTGGATGACTTGCAGGTACTTGTTATGTTAATATTTATTTGAATACTTTTGAAGCActgataaaattgaaaaagggctTACTTCTATGTCTAGCTTTTAGCTTTGTTTTTTGTATCTATCATCCATATTGTAGTTTGTCTTTTTGTATTTGGTCAATGACTTGATAGTCTTCCTAGAACTAATTATTATGACATAGCAAATTGGACAGCAACACTTTCTCATGAGGTGCATTAGGAATTTCTCAATACACCGCATGTCTAATTGTTTTTGCATGCCTTAAAACTTTGCCAACTATTTTATTctataaattaaaagtaaaaggcTCAAATGATAACAATTGGTGTGCTTAATAGTTTTGTGTTCAAATGATAACATGAGATATTTTGTTACTCCTTTCAGATATTTTCTTTTGTCGTTCTCTCCTTTATAAGAGAACCTCTGTTAGCAAGGGAAGCAAGTAAAGTAAGTAAAATGAGTAAGAatctatttattgatttttttagctACTTGCAAATCATATTCTACTGTTCATTAGAGTActcaaaattagaaaagaaaaacacaTATGCATCAATCTTTATTAAGTCTTGACATAACTATTTCCCAAAATTTTTTTAGATCATTAATAAATAGAGATCAAACATAGGAACAAACTTAAAAGTTACCTTGCATAAAATTTAAGTTGGGCAAGTGACAGTAGCTGAAATTTGAATACTTATAATTTAGTTACTAAAAGTAGTGAATTTTATACCGAAAACGAGTCACTTAAACATCCTCATTCCAGCTTTTTGGTAACTTATGGTGAATATATACATTAGTATTGAATCCTGCTAGTAATGGGAACATTAATTTTGTTGGTTTATTAGAAAACTTACAACTGAAAAATTGGCCCTTCATTTTGTGAGCATAGTAAAGATAAGATTGATACTATCAAACAGAGGCTTGGATTTTGTTTATTCCAGTTCAATAAAGTTTTTTTTCTTATCCTCACTCTTATTCCTATTTTAGTGTCTTCTTCTattgtttaatttaattgatCATATTATCCTTCAATTTCTTGACAGATAATATGTTTTGGCTCCTTGAACTATTTTACTTGTTGAGGTTCTTATGTTTCTCTTTCTGTACATATAACACATCTATAGTTAGAAAATTCCAGTTTATAGATAAGGAGCTCTGATTTCAATTTTACTACTCCTAAAATTTTCTAATTTCACGCATTGCTTCCTAAGTAGCTTAGCAAAGAAGGAAATCGTGGGAGAGCTGGTTAGGTGAGGTGTTGACTCGGATCTACTCTCTTCCTGGCTCCTTCTGTGCTTCTTTCTTTCAACTGTGGAATAAAACATGAGAAGGGGAAAGATAGAGATAAAGAGGATAGAAAACACGACGACGAGGCAAGTGACGTTCTCAAAGAGAAGGAACGGACTCTTGAAGAAGACCAATGAGCTCTCTGTCCTCTGTGACGCCCAGATAGGACTCATCGCCTTCTCCAACACTGGCAAGCTCTTTCACTACTCCTCTCACCCCTACAGGTATAATCTTTTTATATTCCTTAGGACTTTCCTCAATTCTATCTACT
This window harbors:
- the LOC112775650 gene encoding E3 ubiquitin-protein ligase PUB23, with product MDNEIDVPPFFLCPISLEIMKDPVTVSAGITYDRESIETWLFFGKNKSCSVTKQQLSSSDFSDLTPNHTFRRSIQSWCTINAFYGIERIPTSKAPVNKNKISKLLKDEDIDVEA